One window of Erinaceus europaeus chromosome 6, mEriEur2.1, whole genome shotgun sequence genomic DNA carries:
- the FAM107B gene encoding protein FAM107B isoform X2 codes for MAEPDYIEDDNPELIRPQKLVNPVKSSRNHQDLHRELLMNQKRGLAPQNKPELQKVMEKRKRDQVIKQKEEEAQKKKSDLEIELLKRQQKLEQLELEKQKLQEEQENAPEFVKVKGNLRRTGQEVPQVQES; via the exons ATGGCTGAGCCAGACTACATAGAAGATGACAACCCTGAACTAATTAGGCCGCAGAAACTTGTCAATCCTGTCAAATCTTCCCGGAACCATCAGGATCTTCACCGAGAACTTCTTATGAATCAGAAAAG GGGTCTTGCCCCTCAGAATAAGCCAGAACTGCAGAAGGTTATGGAAAAGAGAAAACGAGATCAGGTAATCaagcagaaagaagaagaagcacaaaagaagaaatctgacttggaaaTAGAACTATTAAAGCGGCAGCAGAAGTTGGAGCAG CTTGAACTTGAGAAGCAGAAGCTACAAGAAGAGCAAGAAAATGCCCCCGAGTTTGTGAAGGTTAAAGGCAACCTCAGAAGAACAGGCCAGGAGGTGCCCCAAGTGCAGGAGTCATAG